The nucleotide sequence CCAGCAGGACAAAGTCTATACCCGCTGCCCCGGCAACCATATTCTTGACAAATTTTTCATGTCCCGGGACATCAATGATACTAAGTCCCGTCTCGCTTCCAAGATCAAGATTGGCAAAACCCAGTTCAATAGTGATACCACGCTTTTTCTCTTCCGCAAGACGGTCGCAGTCTGTTCCTGTAAGTGCTTTTATCAGGCTTGTTTTACCATGATCAATATGTCCGGCTGTGCCCATTACTACAGGCATATAATCTCCATAAAAAATCCGGGGAACAAAAAGTTCCCCGGATTACTTAACTAATTAATTACGCAAAAAAGCCCTGAAAGCTTGATAAGTTGCATATACATCCACTTTACTGGTCAGTTCGAATGGACTGTGCATACCAATGACAGGTGTTCCGAAGTCGATAATATCCATTCCATAAACCGCCAGAAATTTAGCTACGGTACCGCCGCCACCAAGGTCGACTTTACCAAGTTCGGCCATCTGCCACGGAACCCCGGCTTCAGCAAGAATACCACGCAGCCAGCCAACATACTCAGGATGGGCATCATTTGCACCTACTTTGCCTCTATGCCCTGTAAATTTGCAAAAGCATGGTCCGTATCCGAAGTAAGCTGAGTTCAGCTTTTCATGAACATCCTGATAATCAGGATCTACAGCTGCATGAACATCAGTAGACAGAGCCTTACCTTTCATGAGGACATGAGAAAGCTTAACATCAGGTTCCCAGGCATCTATAAGATCCTGCAATGTATATTCAAAGAAAAGTGATTTAGCACCTGTTGAACCCTCTGAACCAATTTCTTCCTTATCATAAAAAAGGACAATCTGTGTATATTCAGGCTCAGGTTCTGAGAGCATAGCCTGCAGAGCAAGAAAAACGCAGACGCGGTCATCCTGACCATAAGCACCTATAATTGACTTATCGAGCCCGACATAGCGTGCAGGACCAGCAGGAACAATATACATTTCCGAACTAAAGAGATCCTCTTCAACAATCCCATATTTTTCATTCAGAATTTCAAGAATCTTTGTTTTTACACTCGGATCAACATCATCACCGGAATCATCCTCAGACTCTGAAAGGCTATGCCCCATAATAATATTAAGTTTTTCAGCTTCAAACGCATCACTGAGCTTTTTATCAGCCTGTTTGTAAGCAAGGTGTGGGAGCAGGTCACCTATGGTCAGTACTGGATCACTGTCCTTTTCACCAATTACGATGCTAATTTTTTTACCCTCTTTAGTTACCACAACCCCATGAAGTGAGAGCGGACGGGCCAGCCACTGATATTTGCGAATTCCACCATAATAATGGGTTTTGGCCATTCCTATACCGACTTCCTCATACAATGGATGTTGCTTCAAATCTAAACGAGGAGCATCAGCATGAGCACCAACAAGTCTAAAGCCTTCTGCAAGGGGACGTTTTCCCTTCCGTGCTATAAAAATAGTTTTATCTCTGAAAACCTTATAGCAGGCACTTGAATCAAGGTTGTCACTAAAACCGGCATCTTCCACAGCTTTACGGACATATTCCACTGTTTCACGCTCAGTTTTACATTTAGTCAAAAAGTCAAGATAACGATCAGCAAGACCATTCATTTCGCTCTTATGGTCAGGGCTGCTATAAATTTTCCAACAACTTTCCGCTTTGTGCTCAAGTTTCTTATTCATAATTTTTCCTTAAATTAAAGGCGCAGAGCCTGTTTTATTGAATTTGCAACAACTTTATATTCACATTCAGCAAGAGTACGAGGATCAAGGCAAAAAAGACCATCTTCAATCCTGCCTACCAAAGGCGAATCAACTGAAAGCAGTCTGTCACGAAGGTCATCGACATGTATGCTGTTTAAAGGCTTTACACATACTAGCGTTGTAGAAAGATCCTGTTCCGGGAAAGCTCCGCCGCCAACTCTTGATACTCCGTCAAGAGTGCTGAGCTCTACAGAATCCCCTAAAACTTTTTTAAGTATTATCAAAAGATCTTTAGCTCTCTCCTGTAAAGAAGCTGGAGTCTCCTTGATCATTCTTAGAGTGGGAATATGTTTTTCTGCTGCCCGCGGATCAAGATAAAGCCTCAAAGTAGCTTCCAAAGCAGCAAGAGTCATTTTATCAATCCGCAAAGCCCTGTTCATTGGATTTTTCTTAATACGGTCAAGGTATTCTTTCCTTCCTACAATAATACCAGCCTGAGGACCTCCAAGGACCTTATCACCTGAAAATGAAACTATATCGACTCCTTCAGCGATAATTTCCTGCACGGTCGGTTCACGAAGCAGGCCAAGACCATCAAAATTAGTTAAATTGCCACTTCCAAGATCTTCATAAACAGGCAGCCCATACTCAAGGCCCAATTTTCTAAGCTCACCTCCGGAGACTTCTTTGGTAAACCCGATGACCCTGAAATTTGAAGTATGAACTTTCATCAGCAATGCGGTGTTTTCATTAACAGCACGCTGATAGTCATAAAGGTGTGTTCTATTTGTAGCTCCAACTTCATGAAGAACTGCTCCGCTTTTCTCCATAACATCCGGTATACGGAAAGAACCTCCGATCTCAACCAATTGTCCACGGGAGACCACTACTTCTTTACCGGATGCCAGAGTATCGAGAACAATCATAACAGCCGCAGCATTATTGTTCACAACCAGAGCTGATTCAGCCCCTGTTATATCACACAATATTTTCTCTACATGGCTGTATCTGCTGCCTCGCTCACCTTTAGATAAATCAAATTCAAGATTTGAATATCTTGAGCACGCTTCATATACAGCCCTGCTGGCAGATTCAGATAAAAGAGATCTACCCAGATTAGTATGCAAAACAACACCTGTTGCGTTCAAAACTCTACGAAAATGCGGGCGGGTCGAAGCCTTGAGGTGACAGATCATTCTCGGAGCAAGAGCTTCAAGATTTAACTTTTTTTCGTCATCTATGATTCCGTTTATGATTTCTTCACGGCAGACATCGAAAAAAATATTAATCTGTTCTCTCAACAGAGTTCTCGGTACACCTGCAAAAATCTCTTTTTTATCAATCCAGTTAAGTGCTGCATCAACAGAGGGTAAGAATCTGAACAAATTGGTCAAGAGCTTCTCCGAATTTATAAAATAACATTAGAAATTAATGCATTAAGTCTTTTAAAGATATCAGTAAATCCTAAATTTTTATAAGTTCTAAAGGCTACGAAAGAAAATTTCTTTCTAAAAAATTCAGCCATTTAGATGAACTGGATAAATTGTATAAAAACCGGATAATAAAAACAAGGAACCACAGACAAGAACTCTTTTAGAATTCGAAGGCAAAAGTTCAAGTGCTACTTTAATGTTTTTGGCCGAAACAGCATTTCCGCCAAGCTCTGCGGCCAGTTTATCATGTGGGAAGGCTCTCAGGTTATCAGGGATTCCAGTACAGATTATCAGGCCTTTGGTAAGAGATTTTAGAATAGGCTTTATCTCTCTAAGATCTTTATCTTTCATACATCCAAAAATAATATGATCAGGAACAATATCAAAAGACTTAATCACTGACTCAAGAGCACGAAAAGCATGTATATTATGTGCACCATCAAGAAACATCTCCATCCCGGAATCCATAACAATCTTTTGAAATCTACCCGGAATAAAAGCTTCTTCAAGGCCGGCCCTGACTTTATCTTTATTTAAATCCCAATTAAATTTTTCACAAAAATATTTCCATGCGCTGCATGACAGTCCGGCATTGCTACGCTGATGTGCTCCCATAAGCTTGGGATGTGCTCCCTCAGGATAGTCTCTGTCATCCGGGAAATTAAGCTCAGCGCCAATATCATGTGCTGTTTTATCCAAGACACATTGAGCTTCATTCTCCTGAAAAGCTGTAATACACATCCCACCTGATCGCATGGCACCGGCTTTATCAGTGGCTATAGCTGTTAAAGTTTTACCGAGTACATTTTCATGGTCCATTCCTATAGGAGTAAAAACAGTAACATCAGGATTTATTATATTTGTAGCATCATAGAGACCTCCTAAACCGGCTTCCATGACCGCCACATCGACTCCTTTTTTTTGAAAAAGGACAAAAGCCATACAAGTTAAAAACTCAAAATATGTCAGCCCGCAATCAGGAGCAATTTCGTCAACAAGATTTGCAGCGCAAACCCAATCATCTTCTGATAACATCTCGCCTTGAATTTTAATCCTTTCGCGCGGAGAAATAAAATGAGGGGAAGTGTAAAGTCCGGTCTTATACCCGTGTGCGACACTGATTGATGAAATATAGGAAGAAGTGGAGCCCTTTCCATTGGTTCCCACAACATGAATAGTTTTAAAACTTCCTGCTCCACCCCATAAGGCAACAAATTTACGAACTCGATCCAGAGTTAAATCCATGTGGAACATACCAAGTTCGTTCAAATAATCAGTTAGTTGAAAATAATTTAAAAATCTCAATGAATTTCACCAAATTTTACTTGACGTCACGCTAAAGGTTATTTAAACAAATCATCTCTTGAGCGGCAGTAGCTCAGTAGGATAGAGCAACGGCCTTCTAAGCCGTCGGTCGAGGGTTCGAATCCTTCCTGCCGCACCATGATAATTATAAGGACTTATGATCATCTGATCGTAAGTCCTTTTCTTTTATATTCCAGCAGTTGAAATAAAAATTTCTCGGGTCTACACCAAACAAAGGGGCGCAAGCCCGATTGACCAAATTTCCAACTGTTGATTCTAATATCTACTACCCGCACAAAATCCGGGTCTACACCAAACAAAGGGGCGCAAGCCCGATTGACCAAATTTCCAACTGTTGATTCTA is from Maridesulfovibrio bastinii DSM 16055 and encodes:
- a CDS encoding bifunctional folylpolyglutamate synthase/dihydrofolate synthase; this translates as MRFLNYFQLTDYLNELGMFHMDLTLDRVRKFVALWGGAGSFKTIHVVGTNGKGSTSSYISSISVAHGYKTGLYTSPHFISPRERIKIQGEMLSEDDWVCAANLVDEIAPDCGLTYFEFLTCMAFVLFQKKGVDVAVMEAGLGGLYDATNIINPDVTVFTPIGMDHENVLGKTLTAIATDKAGAMRSGGMCITAFQENEAQCVLDKTAHDIGAELNFPDDRDYPEGAHPKLMGAHQRSNAGLSCSAWKYFCEKFNWDLNKDKVRAGLEEAFIPGRFQKIVMDSGMEMFLDGAHNIHAFRALESVIKSFDIVPDHIIFGCMKDKDLREIKPILKSLTKGLIICTGIPDNLRAFPHDKLAAELGGNAVSAKNIKVALELLPSNSKRVLVCGSLFLLSGFYTIYPVHLNG
- a CDS encoding aminopeptidase encodes the protein MNKKLEHKAESCWKIYSSPDHKSEMNGLADRYLDFLTKCKTERETVEYVRKAVEDAGFSDNLDSSACYKVFRDKTIFIARKGKRPLAEGFRLVGAHADAPRLDLKQHPLYEEVGIGMAKTHYYGGIRKYQWLARPLSLHGVVVTKEGKKISIVIGEKDSDPVLTIGDLLPHLAYKQADKKLSDAFEAEKLNIIMGHSLSESEDDSGDDVDPSVKTKILEILNEKYGIVEEDLFSSEMYIVPAGPARYVGLDKSIIGAYGQDDRVCVFLALQAMLSEPEPEYTQIVLFYDKEEIGSEGSTGAKSLFFEYTLQDLIDAWEPDVKLSHVLMKGKALSTDVHAAVDPDYQDVHEKLNSAYFGYGPCFCKFTGHRGKVGANDAHPEYVGWLRGILAEAGVPWQMAELGKVDLGGGGTVAKFLAVYGMDIIDFGTPVIGMHSPFELTSKVDVYATYQAFRAFLRN
- the selA gene encoding L-seryl-tRNA(Sec) selenium transferase — encoded protein: MTNLFRFLPSVDAALNWIDKKEIFAGVPRTLLREQINIFFDVCREEIINGIIDDEKKLNLEALAPRMICHLKASTRPHFRRVLNATGVVLHTNLGRSLLSESASRAVYEACSRYSNLEFDLSKGERGSRYSHVEKILCDITGAESALVVNNNAAAVMIVLDTLASGKEVVVSRGQLVEIGGSFRIPDVMEKSGAVLHEVGATNRTHLYDYQRAVNENTALLMKVHTSNFRVIGFTKEVSGGELRKLGLEYGLPVYEDLGSGNLTNFDGLGLLREPTVQEIIAEGVDIVSFSGDKVLGGPQAGIIVGRKEYLDRIKKNPMNRALRIDKMTLAALEATLRLYLDPRAAEKHIPTLRMIKETPASLQERAKDLLIILKKVLGDSVELSTLDGVSRVGGGAFPEQDLSTTLVCVKPLNSIHVDDLRDRLLSVDSPLVGRIEDGLFCLDPRTLAECEYKVVANSIKQALRL